From one Paenibacillus terrae HPL-003 genomic stretch:
- a CDS encoding aminotransferase class I/II-fold pyridoxal phosphate-dependent enzyme, giving the protein MNPLAAQLNRNIQAGNEHVYEMLSLLGKEIYFPKEGILSQSAEAGKLAKKYNATIGIATEGSGPMHLEVIQEKLSAYSPKDLYPYAPPAGKPELRSVWREKMLKENPSLAGKSYGLPVVTNALTHGLSIVADLFTDEGDAVIYPDKNWENYELTFGIRRHGRLVNFPLFTEDQRFNSEGLREALLAQKEYGKAIVVLNFPNNPTGYTPGIEEGKAIVAAIQEAAEAGINVVVVTDDAYFGLFFEDSLHESLFGQLAGLHPRILPVKIDGATKEEFVWGFRVGFITFASEHQDVLSALEQKTLGIIRATISSGPHPSQTFVLDALKSPDFQQQKEEKFQIMKGRANKVKALLDSGKYGDVWSYYPFNSGYFMCLKLNGLSAEQLRTHLLEQYGVGTIALGEHDLRIAFSCIEEEYLEDLYDIVYRGVQDLLNA; this is encoded by the coding sequence ATGAATCCACTGGCAGCGCAGTTAAACCGCAACATTCAGGCAGGCAACGAGCATGTATATGAAATGCTTTCTCTTTTAGGTAAAGAGATTTATTTCCCAAAAGAAGGGATTTTAAGTCAATCCGCTGAGGCGGGGAAACTTGCTAAAAAGTACAACGCTACAATTGGTATTGCTACCGAGGGTAGCGGTCCCATGCATTTGGAGGTCATTCAGGAGAAGCTGTCTGCATACAGCCCCAAGGACCTGTACCCTTATGCGCCTCCTGCGGGCAAGCCCGAACTGCGTAGTGTATGGCGGGAAAAAATGCTGAAGGAAAACCCGTCGCTCGCTGGAAAAAGCTACGGCCTACCTGTGGTTACGAACGCGCTGACTCATGGTTTGAGCATCGTTGCCGACCTGTTTACGGATGAAGGGGATGCTGTCATTTATCCGGACAAAAACTGGGAAAATTATGAGCTGACCTTCGGTATTCGCCGTCATGGACGATTGGTGAATTTCCCGTTGTTCACAGAGGACCAACGTTTTAATAGTGAGGGGTTACGTGAAGCGCTGCTAGCGCAGAAGGAATACGGCAAAGCCATCGTTGTGCTGAACTTCCCGAACAACCCGACTGGCTATACACCGGGAATCGAAGAGGGCAAAGCGATTGTTGCTGCCATTCAGGAAGCAGCAGAAGCAGGCATCAATGTTGTAGTTGTGACGGATGACGCTTATTTTGGCCTGTTCTTCGAGGATTCGCTGCATGAATCGCTATTCGGCCAGTTGGCTGGACTTCATCCAAGAATTTTACCAGTCAAAATTGACGGAGCTACCAAAGAAGAATTCGTGTGGGGCTTCCGTGTCGGATTTATTACCTTTGCTTCGGAACATCAGGATGTACTGAGCGCACTGGAGCAAAAAACATTGGGAATCATTCGGGCAACAATTTCCAGCGGCCCTCACCCGTCGCAAACCTTCGTACTGGATGCTCTCAAATCACCGGATTTTCAGCAACAGAAGGAAGAAAAGTTCCAAATCATGAAAGGCCGGGCCAACAAGGTCAAGGCGTTACTTGATAGCGGAAAATACGGAGATGTATGGAGTTACTATCCTTTCAACTCGGGTTATTTCATGTGTCTCAAGCTGAACGGCTTGTCCGCCGAACAACTGCGCACACATCTGCTGGAGCAATATGGGGTGGGAACGATTGCACTAGGTGAGCATGATCTCCGTATCGCATTCTCCTGTATCGAGGAAGAATATCTGGAAGACTTGTACGACATTGTTTATCGTGGTGTGCAAGACTTATTGAACGCCTAA
- a CDS encoding helix-turn-helix domain-containing protein: MLDTSASSFILLSAFAKIVCEPGWKWQVRERPMPNYDLFYVWSGEGTVVLNGESYPVSKGSCFLFKPGDDTRATHNPQKPLILTYIHFDLTEQPEIIPASYRMLEETIEVEHMLARYVRLRLERAYGAEEEGRLILKQLMIHLLRADRKEPQEQPASHQLTEVIRETANYVRQHPGLPHRVEDLAARAGLSPRYFSIKFKELLGVSAQSHIISMRIERAQHLLLHAGMNVTEVAEALGYRDIFFFSRQFKQYTGKSPSEIR, from the coding sequence TTGCTGGATACGTCTGCGTCATCGTTCATCCTGTTGTCCGCCTTTGCCAAAATTGTGTGCGAGCCGGGCTGGAAATGGCAGGTGCGCGAAAGGCCGATGCCAAACTATGATTTATTTTATGTATGGAGCGGTGAAGGAACGGTTGTATTGAACGGAGAGTCCTATCCGGTAAGCAAAGGAAGCTGCTTCCTGTTCAAGCCGGGGGATGATACCCGTGCCACACATAACCCGCAAAAGCCGCTAATACTTACCTATATTCATTTTGATCTTACTGAGCAGCCGGAGATCATCCCTGCAAGCTATCGTATGCTGGAGGAAACGATTGAGGTGGAGCATATGCTTGCCAGGTACGTCCGTCTGCGCCTGGAACGTGCTTACGGGGCCGAGGAGGAGGGCAGGCTAATCCTGAAGCAGCTCATGATACATTTGCTGCGTGCCGACCGCAAGGAGCCGCAGGAACAGCCGGCCAGCCATCAGCTCACCGAGGTCATCCGGGAAACGGCCAATTATGTGCGCCAGCATCCGGGGCTTCCTCATCGTGTCGAGGATTTGGCGGCACGGGCAGGGCTGTCACCGCGCTATTTTTCAATCAAATTCAAGGAGTTGCTGGGTGTTTCCGCTCAATCTCATATCATCAGCATGCGAATTGAGCGCGCACAGCATCTGTTGCTGCATGCCGGAATGAATGTGACTGAGGTGGCAGAGGCTTTGGGATACCGCGATATTTTTTTCTTCAGCCGCCAATTCAAGCAGTACACGGGGAAAAGTCCGTCCGAGATCAGGTGA
- a CDS encoding YheC/YheD family protein — protein MLHVGVMLNPAAYRGIPAMRTGYESLANYVDAGLSHELIPCFLRLEEIHIPTGTCRAFVKHGNGYQQMTLPLPRVIHNRTLYRQNENASEINRLVQNGIYIFNEQNRFRKDHIHAILQQDPLLHLHLPRTLQGNLASIRTLMEQTGDVVIKPSSGSIGRGIMRLRHSRGDWTLQCAHPAVPDRWTTLRLHAGELPSFLHKRLLHNPHIVQETLPLAMYNNRPFDIRVTVQRGYGGFWSVTGMFAKIAPSHTFVSNVAQGGSARFLPEVLSQVQTAQPMNTARLMKELERLALQIVHRLAQNLPRLADVGLDLGITQEGEIVFIECNGRDQRYGFSQAGMNNVWKETYTQPMAYARWLLERMTPADTARSLDRPLY, from the coding sequence ATGCTGCATGTCGGCGTCATGCTCAACCCGGCAGCGTACCGGGGCATCCCCGCCATGAGGACTGGATATGAATCACTCGCCAATTACGTGGACGCCGGGTTGAGCCATGAGCTAATCCCCTGCTTTCTTCGTTTGGAGGAAATTCATATACCGACCGGAACATGCCGGGCTTTTGTTAAACACGGTAACGGCTATCAGCAGATGACTCTCCCGTTGCCACGGGTCATCCACAATCGGACTCTCTATCGGCAAAACGAAAACGCCAGTGAAATCAACAGACTGGTGCAGAACGGAATTTATATTTTTAATGAACAAAACCGTTTCCGTAAGGACCACATACATGCGATATTGCAGCAAGACCCTCTGCTGCACCTCCATCTTCCGCGAACGCTTCAAGGCAACCTGGCTTCCATTCGTACTTTGATGGAGCAGACCGGAGATGTCGTCATCAAGCCAAGCAGCGGGAGCATCGGCAGAGGAATTATGCGCCTGAGACATTCCCGTGGTGACTGGACTTTACAATGCGCACATCCCGCTGTACCCGATCGCTGGACCACACTGCGCCTGCACGCCGGAGAACTGCCTTCATTTCTGCACAAGCGGCTGTTGCATAATCCTCATATCGTGCAGGAAACCTTACCGCTCGCTATGTATAACAACCGCCCTTTTGATATTCGCGTGACAGTTCAACGCGGATATGGCGGCTTTTGGAGCGTTACGGGCATGTTTGCCAAAATTGCTCCCTCCCACACCTTCGTTTCCAATGTGGCGCAGGGTGGCTCAGCCCGTTTCTTGCCAGAGGTGCTGTCACAGGTACAAACGGCTCAGCCAATGAACACAGCCCGTCTGATGAAAGAATTGGAGAGGCTCGCGTTGCAAATCGTCCATAGGCTGGCACAAAACCTTCCCCGGCTCGCCGATGTCGGTCTGGACCTGGGCATTACGCAAGAAGGCGAGATTGTTTTTATCGAATGCAACGGTCGCGATCAGCGCTACGGATTCAGCCAGGCGGGCATGAACAATGTCTGGAAAGAAACGTACACTCAGCCGATGGCTTACGCACGTTGGCTTCTCGAACGGATGACCCCGGCGGACACCGCCCGTTCACTCGACCGTCCACTGTATTGA
- a CDS encoding WIAG-tail domain, protein MITSRVNEAERPLVHSCAKGAVMMNHRMNHNSKDKRTARRNLSNAVPSPRIDKNKTSSSSGNGKPVQRETAVKSVIDTQASAHDPSTMDEAAWRKHKLPKTLEEAMLMNRASVLLLSVPEADMEHNTEEGISSIAYRGQSEEDSLLDCSITSIHIAEGRHRPKQQRVALSADKPAAVFSDDEPPLTVTYDDGLLREHTFNSRVASTRFGSIPFYIPAEADRDDVNIVFEQPFQDVRYAITGNASIPGVIVSVTKCQRDSAVFTVERSHAGSVCEGWILWIAIGHD, encoded by the coding sequence ATGATTACCAGCCGGGTGAATGAAGCGGAGCGACCGCTGGTTCACTCCTGTGCCAAAGGAGCGGTCATGATGAACCATCGTATGAACCATAATAGTAAGGATAAAAGAACAGCGCGGCGTAACCTTTCCAACGCGGTTCCCTCCCCTCGTATAGACAAAAATAAAACGTCTTCCTCATCCGGCAACGGCAAACCGGTCCAGCGAGAAACGGCAGTAAAGTCAGTCATAGATACCCAAGCTTCAGCTCATGATCCTAGCACTATGGATGAAGCAGCATGGCGGAAGCATAAGCTTCCCAAGACACTGGAGGAAGCCATGCTCATGAACCGGGCGTCTGTACTGCTGCTGTCTGTGCCTGAGGCAGATATGGAACATAATACAGAAGAAGGCATATCGTCTATAGCGTACAGAGGTCAGTCAGAGGAGGATTCGTTGCTGGATTGCTCCATTACCAGTATCCACATTGCTGAAGGCAGGCATCGTCCCAAGCAGCAGCGGGTAGCGTTGTCCGCTGACAAGCCTGCTGCTGTTTTTTCGGATGACGAACCTCCGCTTACCGTGACTTATGATGACGGGCTTCTCCGTGAGCATACATTTAATTCAAGAGTGGCCTCCACACGGTTTGGCAGCATTCCTTTTTACATTCCCGCAGAAGCGGACAGGGATGATGTGAACATTGTGTTTGAGCAGCCATTCCAGGACGTGCGTTATGCAATCACAGGTAATGCGAGCATACCTGGGGTAATCGTATCTGTTACGAAATGTCAGAGAGATTCAGCGGTGTTCACTGTGGAACGCAGTCACGCAGGTTCGGTTTGTGAAGGTTGGATTCTGTGGATTGCAATCGGGCACGATTAA
- the asd gene encoding archaetidylserine decarboxylase (Phosphatidylserine decarboxylase is synthesized as a single chain precursor. Generation of the pyruvoyl active site from a Ser is coupled to cleavage of a Gly-Ser bond between the larger (beta) and smaller (alpha chains). It is an integral membrane protein.), producing the protein MAKQWLRLMTELSSRKWVCRVVGSFAQSGASRLFIPTFIRTYQIQTHEAEQEWREYRSLNAYFTRKLKAGMRPIDTNTEVMTSPVDARITFTGPITSGTILNVKGQDYTLDELLNRSPRLEKYTHGYAFVLYLSPTDYHRIHAPVSGTLVEKEHLRGKVYPVNDFGLQHMRAVLSRNERQITYIAHEYGEVAVVKVGAMNVSSIKYTDDDAVSWEKGEDLAYFEFGSTVVLLTENGTFDPDPVLKLGDVVRMGQRLGCFRHDPKA; encoded by the coding sequence ATGGCAAAACAGTGGCTGCGGCTCATGACTGAGCTATCATCGCGCAAGTGGGTGTGCCGGGTTGTGGGTTCCTTCGCGCAAAGTGGTGCAAGCCGACTTTTTATCCCCACCTTTATACGTACGTACCAGATCCAGACGCATGAGGCTGAACAGGAATGGAGGGAATACCGTTCCCTGAACGCCTATTTTACACGCAAATTAAAAGCGGGCATGCGCCCGATTGATACGAACACTGAGGTGATGACCAGTCCAGTGGATGCGCGGATTACGTTCACTGGCCCAATTACGTCCGGCACTATTTTGAATGTCAAAGGTCAGGACTATACGCTGGATGAGTTGCTTAACCGTTCGCCGCGTCTTGAGAAATACACGCACGGCTATGCCTTTGTGCTGTATCTCAGCCCGACCGATTATCATCGGATTCATGCGCCGGTATCCGGTACACTGGTGGAGAAGGAGCATTTGCGCGGCAAGGTATATCCGGTGAATGACTTCGGCTTACAGCACATGAGAGCGGTTCTGAGCCGCAATGAACGGCAGATTACGTACATTGCCCATGAATACGGCGAGGTGGCGGTCGTCAAGGTTGGCGCGATGAATGTAAGCAGCATCAAATACACCGATGATGATGCTGTCTCATGGGAAAAAGGCGAGGATCTCGCATATTTCGAATTTGGATCAACCGTCGTTTTGCTGACCGAAAACGGCACATTTGATCCTGACCCTGTACTGAAGTTGGGAGATGTAGTAAGAATGGGGCAGCGTCTCGGCTGCTTCCGGCACGATCCCAAAGCGTAA
- a CDS encoding M4 family metallopeptidase: MKKVWVSLLGGAMLLGAVAPGASAAENSVPDPTQLTPTFHAEQWKAPSSVSGDNIVWSYLNRQKKTLLGADSTSVRDQFRIIDRTSDKSGVNHYRLKQYVNGVPVYGAEQTIHVNKSGKVTSYLGAVISEDQQQDATEDTTPQISATQAVYTAYEEAATRIQSYPFVTDNVTEGSQDQGSVSKDTYAEASNNEISTSIDKTNLSLEHADELKNSPIEAVATEQSSIAKIANLEPSVEPNAELYIYPDGETTRLVYVTEVNILEPAPLRTRYFIDAKNGKIVFQYDILNYATGTGRGVNGETKSFTTTASGNGYQLRDTTRSNGIVTYTAANRQTTPGTILTDADNVWDDPAAVDAHAYAIRTYDYYKKKFGRDSIDGRGMQIRSTVHYGKKYNNAFWNGSQMTYGDGDGKSFTFFSGDPDVVGHELTHGVTEFTSNLEYYGESGALNEAFSDIIGNDMDGSNWLLGDGIYTPNIPGDALRSLSDPTKYGQPDHYSNFYPDPNNDDEGGVHTNSGIINKAYYLLAQGGTSHGVTVSGIGREAAVFIYYNTFTNYLTSTSNFSNARAAVIQAAKDFYGADSLAVTSAIQSFDAVGIK; encoded by the coding sequence ATGAAAAAAGTATGGGTTTCACTTCTTGGAGGAGCTATGCTATTAGGGGCTGTAGCCCCCGGGGCCTCAGCAGCGGAGAATTCTGTTCCCGATCCTACTCAGCTTACACCAACCTTTCACGCAGAACAATGGAAGGCTCCTTCATCCGTATCGGGTGACAATATTGTATGGAGTTATTTGAATCGACAAAAGAAAACGCTGCTAGGTGCGGACAGCACCAGTGTCCGTGATCAATTTCGCATTATTGATCGCACGAGCGACAAATCCGGTGTAAACCATTATCGATTGAAGCAGTATGTAAACGGGGTTCCCGTGTATGGAGCCGAGCAGACCATCCATGTGAATAAGTCCGGTAAAGTCACCTCTTATCTGGGTGCCGTCATTTCGGAGGATCAGCAGCAAGACGCCACTGAAGATACCACTCCACAAATTAGCGCTACCCAGGCTGTCTATACCGCGTATGAAGAAGCCGCTACACGGATTCAATCCTACCCTTTTGTCACCGATAACGTTACTGAGGGTAGTCAGGATCAAGGCAGTGTAAGTAAAGACACTTATGCGGAAGCATCTAACAACGAAATATCTACCTCTATTGATAAAACCAATCTTAGTCTGGAGCATGCAGATGAGCTGAAGAACAGCCCCATTGAAGCAGTCGCAACAGAACAAAGTTCCATTGCCAAAATCGCCAATCTGGAGCCAAGTGTAGAACCTAATGCAGAACTGTACATCTATCCTGACGGTGAGACCACACGGCTGGTTTATGTGACTGAGGTTAATATTCTGGAGCCTGCACCTTTGCGTACACGCTACTTTATTGATGCCAAAAACGGAAAAATCGTATTCCAGTATGACATCCTCAACTACGCAACGGGCACCGGCCGCGGCGTGAATGGTGAAACGAAATCGTTCACGACTACAGCTTCCGGCAACGGATATCAGTTGAGAGACACGACACGCAGTAACGGGATCGTAACCTACACCGCTGCCAACCGTCAGACGACACCGGGTACGATTTTGACGGATGCGGATAATGTATGGGATGATCCGGCGGCTGTTGATGCCCATGCCTACGCTATTAGAACCTACGATTATTATAAGAAAAAATTCGGACGCGACAGCATCGATGGACGTGGCATGCAAATCCGTTCGACCGTCCATTACGGCAAAAAATATAACAACGCCTTCTGGAACGGCTCTCAAATGACATACGGCGACGGCGACGGCAAATCATTCACCTTTTTCAGCGGTGATCCCGATGTCGTGGGGCATGAACTCACCCACGGTGTCACAGAGTTCACCTCCAATCTGGAATATTACGGTGAATCCGGTGCGCTGAATGAAGCCTTCTCAGATATTATTGGTAATGATATGGATGGCAGCAACTGGCTCCTTGGCGATGGCATTTATACGCCTAACATTCCAGGCGACGCTCTGCGCTCTCTATCCGACCCTACAAAATATGGCCAGCCGGATCACTATTCCAATTTTTACCCGGACCCTAACAATGATGATGAAGGCGGAGTCCATACAAATAGCGGTATTATCAACAAAGCCTATTATTTGCTGGCACAAGGCGGTACGTCCCATGGTGTTACGGTTAGTGGTATCGGACGCGAAGCGGCTGTATTCATCTACTATAATACCTTTACGAACTATCTGACCTCTACTTCCAACTTCTCTAACGCACGCGCGGCTGTTATTCAGGCAGCCAAGGATTTCTATGGTGCTGATTCGCTAGCAGTAACCAGTGCTATTCAATCCTTTGATGCTGTAGGAATCAAGTAA
- a CDS encoding glycosyltransferase family 4 protein yields the protein MQRPKVAVITPGSFVIPSPRSSSVERVIAHMVPLASDKLQVQIYGIRGEEVPDNADVDGVPCIRYKQGPSYIPEVIADLKRWSPAVVDVHNRPAAAYAIHNALPDSRVVLTLHSTTFIREPYLKRRAVDRLLLPMERIIVNSAYMRTAVAADSSDAVRQRIAINELGIHPGDFLPRWTPAAEAVRAARLNDFGWAGRRIILYAGRLVPGKGVHRLLKALPRIVRTCPDVLLLIAGSAYYGQDRLTPYSVSLHRQTRKLRMGKHVEFLDYVPHPALASLYQLADVTVVPSVRNEAFGLVNLEAMAAGVPVVASHTGGIPEIVRHGETGWLVSPSQGEQEIAAAVIGLLQQPELRRRMGEAGLNEVRKRFLWQHSAQRWAKIMLDSVM from the coding sequence ATGCAGAGGCCGAAGGTAGCAGTGATTACACCGGGCTCTTTTGTTATACCTTCGCCCCGCAGCAGCTCGGTGGAGCGGGTTATTGCCCATATGGTACCGCTAGCCAGCGATAAGCTTCAGGTACAGATATATGGCATACGGGGAGAAGAGGTACCGGATAACGCCGATGTGGACGGGGTGCCCTGCATACGTTATAAGCAGGGGCCAAGTTATATTCCCGAGGTGATTGCTGACCTGAAAAGATGGTCACCTGCGGTGGTGGATGTACACAACCGCCCGGCTGCGGCATATGCGATCCACAACGCTTTGCCCGATAGCCGGGTCGTGCTGACTTTGCATTCGACCACTTTTATCCGGGAGCCGTATCTTAAACGGAGGGCAGTGGATCGACTGCTGTTGCCGATGGAGCGGATCATCGTGAACAGCGCCTACATGAGGACAGCCGTGGCCGCTGACAGCTCTGATGCTGTCAGGCAACGCATCGCTATAAATGAGCTGGGCATTCATCCTGGCGATTTCCTACCGCGCTGGACACCTGCGGCAGAAGCGGTCAGAGCAGCACGGCTGAACGATTTCGGCTGGGCAGGCCGCCGCATCATACTCTACGCGGGCAGGCTGGTGCCGGGTAAGGGCGTTCATCGGCTACTCAAGGCCCTGCCGCGCATCGTCCGTACCTGCCCGGATGTCCTGCTGCTCATTGCGGGCAGCGCCTATTATGGGCAGGACCGTCTCACGCCTTACTCGGTGTCGCTGCATCGGCAGACGCGTAAGCTCAGGATGGGAAAGCACGTCGAGTTTCTCGACTATGTTCCCCATCCTGCATTGGCCTCGCTATATCAGTTGGCCGATGTGACCGTTGTTCCTTCGGTGAGAAATGAGGCCTTCGGGCTGGTCAATCTGGAAGCGATGGCCGCAGGCGTACCTGTAGTTGCTTCCCATACAGGTGGCATTCCGGAGATTGTACGGCATGGGGAGACGGGCTGGCTTGTTTCGCCATCTCAGGGGGAGCAGGAAATAGCTGCTGCCGTCATCGGACTGCTTCAGCAGCCTGAATTGCGGCGGCGAATGGGAGAGGCCGGGCTTAACGAGGTGCGAAAACGATTTTTATGGCAGCATTCAGCACAGCGCTGGGCGAAAATCATGCTGGATAGCGTAATGTAG
- a CDS encoding M4 family metallopeptidase — MKKVWVSLLGGAMLLGSVVPGASAAAAENSLPDPTQFTPTFQTVNWKSPSSVSGDNLIWSFLNRQQKTLMSMDNTNSGTSIREQFRIVDRTSDKFGTQHYRLKQYVDGIPVFGAEQTIHVNKAGKITSYLGAVISEDQQADAKENTTPKISATEAVYTAYEDAATRVQSLSSSANNVSEPSEDVSSVSKDTYAEASNNEGYSSIDKDKLELEKEAELKNSKLEAVEPASAPIAKIANLEPNVDPKAELYIYPDGDTTRLVYVTEVNILQPTLLRTRYFIDANDGKIVFKYDILNEVIGTGRGVFGDTKTFETTASGKKYQLKDATRGKGILTYNVHNTETLPGTLYTSTDNVWKDPAAVDAHAYAIRTYDYYKEKFGRDSIDGHGMAIASAVHYGEKNYNNAHWGGTHMLYGDGDGTLFAPFSSDLEIVAHELTHGVTEHSSGLVYFAESGALSESISDIIGNDIERTNWDFGKVAYTPKIKGDAIRSLSDPVKYGQVDHYSNFYPDPNNEDYGGTHINSGIINKAYYLLAQGGTFHGVKVDGIGRDAAVYIYFNAFTNYLTSTSNFSTARAAVIQAAKDSYGENSIAVISAMKSFDAVGVK; from the coding sequence ATGAAAAAAGTATGGGTTTCACTTCTTGGAGGGGCTATGCTCTTAGGCTCTGTAGTACCTGGGGCATCCGCAGCGGCAGCGGAGAATTCTCTTCCCGATCCCACTCAGTTTACGCCAACATTTCAAACCGTAAACTGGAAGTCTCCTTCATCGGTATCAGGTGACAACCTGATCTGGAGCTTTTTGAATCGACAACAGAAAACATTAATGAGTATGGACAACACCAACAGCGGTACCAGTATCCGTGAGCAATTTCGGATCGTGGATCGAACCAGTGATAAATTCGGTACGCAACATTATCGCCTAAAACAGTATGTGGACGGAATCCCCGTATTTGGAGCTGAACAGACCATCCATGTGAATAAGGCTGGTAAAATTACTTCTTATCTGGGAGCTGTCATTTCAGAAGATCAGCAAGCCGACGCTAAAGAAAATACAACTCCAAAAATCAGCGCTACTGAGGCCGTATATACTGCGTATGAAGATGCAGCTACACGCGTTCAATCCCTCTCTTCCTCTGCTAATAACGTTTCTGAACCATCCGAGGACGTTAGCAGTGTAAGTAAAGACACCTACGCAGAAGCATCTAACAACGAAGGATATTCCTCTATTGACAAGGATAAGCTGGAGCTGGAAAAAGAAGCTGAACTGAAAAATAGTAAATTGGAAGCGGTAGAGCCTGCATCTGCACCTATCGCCAAAATCGCCAATCTGGAACCCAACGTGGACCCTAAGGCAGAGTTATACATCTATCCCGATGGAGACACAACACGTCTGGTTTATGTAACAGAAGTTAATATTTTGCAGCCTACTTTACTGCGCACACGTTACTTTATTGATGCCAATGACGGCAAAATCGTGTTCAAGTATGACATCCTTAATGAAGTAATTGGTACAGGTCGTGGTGTATTCGGGGATACCAAAACGTTCGAAACAACGGCTTCCGGTAAAAAGTACCAATTGAAGGATGCGACTCGTGGTAAAGGTATTTTAACTTACAATGTTCACAATACCGAGACGCTTCCAGGCACTCTTTATACAAGTACAGATAACGTATGGAAAGATCCGGCTGCGGTGGATGCCCATGCTTATGCCATTCGCACCTATGATTATTATAAAGAAAAATTTGGACGCGACAGCATCGACGGACATGGCATGGCTATTGCCTCGGCAGTCCATTATGGGGAAAAGAACTACAATAATGCCCACTGGGGCGGCACCCATATGCTATACGGAGACGGTGACGGCACGCTATTCGCCCCTTTCAGCAGCGACCTTGAAATTGTTGCTCACGAGTTGACTCACGGCGTGACCGAGCATTCATCCGGGCTGGTGTATTTCGCTGAATCTGGTGCTCTGAGTGAAAGCATCTCAGATATTATCGGTAACGACATTGAGCGTACCAACTGGGATTTTGGCAAGGTCGCTTATACACCAAAAATTAAGGGTGACGCCATCCGCTCCCTTTCTGATCCTGTCAAATACGGTCAGGTAGATCACTACAGCAATTTTTATCCTGACCCGAATAACGAGGATTATGGTGGGACCCATATTAATAGCGGTATTATTAATAAAGCCTACTATCTACTGGCACAGGGCGGCACTTTCCATGGTGTCAAGGTGGATGGAATCGGACGTGATGCCGCCGTATATATTTACTTTAATGCCTTTACTAATTACCTGACCTCCACCTCTAACTTCTCTACCGCACGCGCTGCTGTTATTCAAGCAGCCAAGGACAGCTATGGTGAAAATTCAATAGCAGTCATTTCTGCCATGAAGTCCTTTGACGCTGTAGGTGTGAAATAA